A part of Eubacterium sp. AB3007 genomic DNA contains:
- a CDS encoding ATP-binding protein: MKESRTLEFKQDVTNSFLKTVSAFANFGTGTILFGVDDSGKTVGVSDPDKVRLDIENRVNDSIRPKPEYSISVNRKTNVISLDVQEGKYKPYLYKGKAYRRSDTATLEVDQVELRRLTLEGENLYYEGLPCGTDKLTFNYFESKLDEKLEIKILTEDILRTFGLINDDKSYNNAAAIFADSNQFCGMDIARFGDSISEIQDREMISGASILKQYDGAVILFKRYYQYETIQGIERKTVDRIPEEAFREAIANALVHRTWDINSHVRVAMFPDRIEISSPGGLPKGITEEEYLKGSISNLRNPIIGNVFFRLHYIEMFGTGIRRIKDVYSNAPIKPDFVITDNSISVILPCTDRKMEVSADGGKVLEVLNTGTVLSSREIADGLGWSKDKAIRVLNTLLSAGYIQRIGNGPGTKYVKR; the protein is encoded by the coding sequence ATGAAAGAAAGCCGAACTCTTGAATTCAAGCAGGATGTCACAAATTCTTTTCTGAAGACAGTCAGTGCGTTTGCAAACTTCGGAACAGGGACTATCTTGTTCGGCGTTGATGACTCTGGAAAAACTGTTGGGGTTTCAGATCCGGACAAAGTCCGATTAGACATTGAGAATCGCGTCAATGACAGCATCAGACCAAAACCAGAGTATTCGATAAGTGTGAATCGAAAAACAAATGTAATATCCTTGGATGTTCAAGAGGGAAAGTACAAACCATATCTTTACAAGGGTAAAGCATATCGGAGAAGTGATACTGCAACATTAGAAGTAGATCAGGTGGAGTTGAGAAGACTGACTTTGGAGGGGGAGAATCTTTATTATGAAGGGCTCCCTTGTGGAACGGACAAGTTGACTTTCAACTACTTCGAATCAAAACTTGATGAAAAGCTGGAGATAAAGATCTTGACCGAAGATATCCTACGAACATTTGGCTTAATAAATGATGATAAGAGTTACAATAATGCTGCTGCCATTTTCGCTGACAGCAATCAGTTCTGCGGCATGGATATAGCCAGATTTGGTGATTCAATCAGTGAAATACAGGACAGAGAGATGATATCCGGAGCCTCGATTCTAAAGCAGTATGATGGTGCGGTTATATTGTTCAAACGCTATTATCAATATGAAACTATACAAGGCATTGAGAGAAAAACCGTCGACAGAATACCGGAGGAGGCATTTCGCGAAGCAATAGCAAATGCTCTTGTCCATAGGACCTGGGATATAAACTCGCATGTCAGAGTAGCTATGTTTCCAGATAGAATTGAGATATCATCACCAGGAGGGCTTCCAAAAGGTATAACTGAAGAAGAATACCTGAAAGGATCTATCTCCAATCTGCGGAATCCTATTATCGGAAACGTTTTTTTCAGGTTACATTATATTGAAATGTTTGGAACAGGAATCAGACGTATCAAAGATGTGTATTCAAATGCTCCAATCAAGCCGGATTTCGTTATCACAGATAATTCAATAAGTGTCATTCTTCCGTGTACCGACAGGAAAATGGAAGTTTCTGCAGATGGGGGAAAGGTGCTGGAAGTTCTGAACACAGGAACAGTTTTATCCAGCAGAGAAATAGCCGATGGACTAGGATGGAGCAAGGATAAAGCGATTCGAGTGTTAAACACACTTCTGTCCGCAGGATATATTCAAAGGATTGGGAATGGCCCCGGAACAAAGTATGTAAAACGTTGA